One Mus caroli chromosome 6, CAROLI_EIJ_v1.1, whole genome shotgun sequence genomic window, GCGTGGCTGAGCTCTGGTCCTCAGGGAGTGGGTNTGGAGCAATTTCCTTACTAAACTTCTCCTATTTCATGAGCTGGCCCTCAGTCTCCTTTGCTCCTCACCTCTAAGCATCCAGAGGTGGGAGAAGTTAGTCAGAGGTGGCCAACCAACagtactttaagaaaaaaaggaaagctgggcgtggtgtgTACTCTacaatctcagcacctgggaggcggACGCAGGGAGATCACGAGTTCAAGGCAGAGNNNNNNNNNNNNNNNNNNNNNNNNNNNNNNNNNNNNNNNNNNNNNNNNNNNNNNNNNNNNNNNNNNNNNNNNNNNNNNNNNNNNNNNNNNNNNNNNNNNNNNNNNNNNNNNNNNNNNNNNNNNNNNNNNNNNNNNNNNNNNNNNNNNNNNNNNNNNNNNNNNNNNNNNNNNNNNNNNNNNNNNNNNNNNNNNNNNNNNNNNNNNNNNNNNNNNNNNNNNNNNNNNNNNNNNNNNNNNNNNNNNNNNNNNNNNNNNNNNNNNNNNNNNNNNNNNNNNNNNNNNNNNNNNNNNNNNNNNNNNNNNNNNNNNNNNNNNNNNNNNNNNNNNNNNNNNNNNNNNNNNNNNNNNNNNNNNNNNNNNNNNNNNNNNNNNNNNNNNNNNNNNNNNNNNNNNNNNNNNNNNNNNNNNCCTAGTAAAAGGACCTCCAACattgggggcaggggtggagtgGGTGGGCGAGCCTTTAACATATGGGCCTCTGAAAGGCAATCAACATCTAAACTATAGCAGCAGGAAATTTGACAAATGCCAAGGCTGGGGAAAAGCCAAGGGGAAGCTGGAGTAGGACTCCTCTTTAGGGACGCAATGTAAATAGTGCTGACTAGGCATTACTNGACAGAGCCCCACCTGGGAATGGGAGGACAAACAGCAGGAGAAGGTGACGCCTGCCATATTTAGGGAATGAAATGCCACAAACCCTTCAACTCACGAAGAGTACCCTATGTACCACTCTCCCAAGCCTCCCCTCACAGGGCTTCTAGTACATTCCACACAAATTCTCACAAGACACAATGTAACAAATATTAGgatagtttttaattaaaaaaaaaaaaagcccccaagTGTCTGGGCAACACTCTAAAATACAGTAAACACTATGGAGAGTGCCAGCCACACCTTCCTTCAGTGTGACCAAAGGCTCTCCACAAGTTTCCACATGACGTTGCACTGTGCGGTTTTTAAAGTCCTGACTGAGGCAGGTGTGATGGCACCCACCTATGatgccagcactggagaggcagaggcaggcagatctgagtttcaggacagcctgggctacacagtgagttccaggacagcaggaacTACAATAGTGAGACGCTGTCTGGAAAAAGAAGGCCCTCACTGAGAGGATGACACTGAGGCACAGAGGTAAAGGGACCAGCATGAGGTCAGACTGCAAGAGACAGAATCCATCCAGATCCNTCCCTTCTCCTGAGATGCTGCCCCAAGGGCTTTCTGTAGCTACTGAAGCTGCAGTCTTCTCTGTCCCAGGAAGTAATGGCAAGAAGCCAGGCTTGGATTTGATGCCTGTGACGCAGACCTCAGCCGGGCACACAGGATCCCCTGAGCGCATGTTCCAACAGCCCCTGTGCCTCTGCTGTACCTCCTTCCCCTCAAGCCCAACCCTCCTGGTGGAAAACCAGCTGCACAGCTTCGTTTACATCATGAACAATGTGGGAGGCCTCTAGGAGCCCTGGACTGAAGCTGAAGTCTCGGTGCCCGTGGAATGGAAGCTCTTCCCTTCCAGGAGGAGGCACTTGGGAGCCTGGGTCCTGAGAACTGTATATGCCAGTGCATACCAGGATGGAAGCACAACTCTGCACTGCTGAAGGCCGCTGCTTCCGTTGCCCACCAGTCTGCTGTTCCTCCTCTCCACGACTGGCCATTTGCAGGTACTGATGGAATAGGTTGGCACCATAGACATCAGACATAGGGTTATCACTGGCAGGGCAGCAATACCGGagggcagagaagaaaaaaacccaagtttAATGTNTCAAAGCTANCAGAACAGCCTGGAGGTGGTGTGACTCAGCTTCAGGGAAGCCTGGGTGGTGtgggcagagggaaagaaaagaagctatGATAATGGAGAGGTAATGGACTTACCCTATAGCATACAGCTTCCTGATGGGGGCGGCCCAGCCCCGCCTCTCAGCCTGCTGCCTGATCACGTCCTCTGCATACTGGTAAGTAAGGATGCTGGGTTTGCCCATCAGACCCTCNTATTTCAGCTCATTGCCTGTTATTTTCCGGTAGATGGTTTCCAGGCATAGCAGAAAGGTGCCATGACCAAACCTGCCCAAGAAGAGATCTCAGCAACTTAGCCTTGAGGCCATCTGCCACTCTCTAAGCTGTCTCCAGGAAACCGACCTGTATCCCTTCCCTAGAGTCATTCACATGAAGAAANTGAGGCAAGAGCAGGCAGTTTCCCCAGGGTAGCAAAACTAGGGTNAAAACCCTGAAAGGCTCACTCCCAAAACATTGTATtttgggttttaaaaaattaatattatgtaCCTACATGTGCCACAGTGAGCatatggtggtcagaggacaactttctggagtcAGTCTCTCGGGTCccaaggctcaaactcaggtcatctgctTGATAGCAGGCCATCGTAGCTGGCCCCCAAACCCTAACACTGGTGCTCCACAACTGTTGGCTGCCGAGTGTGCTCACTGCCTCCCCTGCAGCTAGGTGTGGCCACTTGTCTATACAGTACANNNNNNNNNNNNNNNNNNNNNNNNNNNNNNNNNNNNNNNNNNNNNNNNNNNNNNNNNNNNNNNNNNNNNNNNNNNNNNNNNNNNNNNNNNNNNNNNNNNNNNNNNNNNNNNNNNNNNNNNNNNNNNNNNNNNNNNNNNNNNNNNNNNNNNNNNNNNNNNNNNNNNNNNNNNNNNNNNNNNNNNNNNNNNNNNNNNNNNNNNNNNNNNNNNNNNNNNNNNNNNNNNNNNNNNNNNNNNNNNNNNNNNNNNNNNNNNNNNNNNNNNNNNNNNNNNNNNNNNNNNNNNNNNNNNNNNNNNNNNNNNNNNNNNNNNNNNNNNNNNNNNNNNNNNNNNNNNNNNNNNNNNNNNNNNNNNNNNNNNNNNNNNNNNNNNNNNNNNNNNNNNNNNNNNNNNNNNNNNNNNNNNNNNNNNNNNNNNNNNNNNNNNNNNNNNNNNNNNNNNNNNNNNNNNNNNNNNNNNNNNNNNNNNNNNNNNNNNNNNNNNNNNNNNNNNNNNNNNNNNNNNNNNNNNNNNNNNNNNNNNNNNNNNNNNNNNNNNNNNNNNNNNNNNNNNNNNNNNNNNNNNNNNNNNNNNNNNNNNNNNNNNNNNNNNNNNNNNNNNNNNNNNNNNNNNNNNNNNNNNNNNNNNNNNNNNNNNNNNNNNNNNNNNNNNNNNNNNNNNNNNNNNNNNNNNNNNNNNNNNNNNNNNNNNNNNNNNNNNNNNNNNNNNNNNNNNNNNNNNNNNNNNNNNNNNNNNNNNNNNNNNNNNNNNNNNNNNNNNNNNNNNNNNNNNNNNNNNNNNNNNNNNNNNNNNNNNNNNNNNNNNNNNNNNNNNNNNNNNNNNNNNNNNNNNNNNNNNNNNNNNNNNNNNNNNNNNNNNNNNNNNNNNNNNNNNNNNNNNNNNNNNNNNNNNNNNNNNNNNNNNNNNNNNNNNNNNNNNNNNNNNNNNNNNNNNNNNNNNNNNNNNNNNNNNNNNNNNNNNNNNNNNNNNNNNNNNNNNNNNNNNNNNNNNNNNNNNNNNNNNNNNNNNNNNNNNNNNNNNNNNNNNNNNNNNNNNNNNNNNNNNNNNNNNNNNNNNNNNNNNNNNNNNNNNNNNNNNNNNNNNNNNNNNNNNNNNNNNNNNNNNNNNNNNNNNNNNNNNNNNNNNNNNNNNNNNNNNNNNNNNNNNNNNNNNNNNNNNNNNNNNNNNNNNNNNNNNNNNNNNNNNNNNNNNNNNNNNNNNNNNNNNNNNNNNNNNNNNNNNNNNNNNNNNNNNNNNNNNNNNNNNNNNNNNNNNNNNNNNNNNNNNNNNNNNNNNNNNNNNNNNNNNNNNNNNNNNNNNNGATATCATCTATAGTACGCGCCAGGCAATTGTGTTTAAGTTGGTTTGTCCTGAGAAAGCTCTGAGAAAGGGCTGTGCTGTTAGGTTAATATTTAGTATGCNCTCACTGGTGTTCATTTCCATGTTCGTCTGAACCACAAGACCTTCCCTGGGTCANTGCTTTCTTTGTCACAGTTGTGTATAAAAGTGAGTGCACTGAAACTGAAGTAAGGCTGACCATGGCATTAGACTACAGTCCGCCCTGGTCTTTCAAGTCCTCAGATCCCAGGTCTCCAGAGAATCAGATTTCCTGATTGGCCAAAGTCAACACCAATCAGGTGGGCTAAGCagggagaccccatctcaaacaatacagcattacaacaacaacaaaagaatNtcatttcctttttgtttcttttttattttgtgaagcaGAATTTTGCTGTAtcccacccaggctggcctggaactacaCATGAAGCCCACATAGTTTCACACGtgtggttctcctgcctctgtcttctcttgCCAAAATTACTGCTGTGTACCACAACAACCAGCTAACTTCGGGATCATGGAGTAAacagaggcagacatggtgacacatgcctgtaatcccagcactcaggaggctggtggagaaaattatgattttaaggctagcctggactccaCTGTGAGTCACAGACAAATCAAAGCTAatgagtgagactctgtctcaaaacgatacaaaaataattgtgtggggaaaaaaatctcaaatatgGCTTCTTTGAATAAAAACGAAAGTTACCTCAAATCTGGTCCATGCCGTTTTCCTCGTGCTTCTCCACTGGCGGCTACATGCCTAACCCTCTCCTGATTCCATCCTGAATCGGCATATCACAACTGTGGTGGCTTGACCAGGtagtgtgtgaatgcttggcccatggagagtggcactattaggaggtgttgccttgttggaagaaCACTGTCACTGTGAAGTCCTATATTCAAGCTCCACCcagtcccttcctgctgcctgccagtcAAGATTAGACGTCTCAGcgcctccagcaccatgtcttctgcacactgccatgtttcccaccatgatgataNNNNNNNNNNNNNNNNNNNNNNNNNNNNNNNNNNNNNNNNNNNNNNNNNNNNNNNNNNNNNNNNNNNNNNNNNNNNNNNNNNNNNNNNNNNNNNNNNNNNNNNNNNNNNNNNNNNNNNNNNNNNNNNNNNNNNNNNNNNNNNNNNNNNNNNNNNNNNNNNNNNNNNNNNNNNNNNNNNNNNNNNNNNNNNNNNNNNNNNNNNNNNNNNNNNNNNNNNNNNNNNNNNNNNNNNNNNNNNNNNNNNNNNNNNNNNNNNNNNNNNNNNNNNNNNNNNNNNNNNNNNNNNNNNNNNNNNNNNNNNNNNNNNNNNNNNNNNNNNNNNNNNNNNNNNNNNNNNNNNNNNNNNNNNNNNNNNNNNNNNNNNNNNNNNNNNNNNNNNNNNNNNNNNNNNNNNNNNNNNNNNNNNNNNNNNNNNNNNNNNNNNNNNNNNNNNNNNNNNNNNNNNNNNNNNNNNNNNNNNNNNNNNNNNNNNNNNNNNNNNNNNNNNNNNNNNNNNNNNNNNNNNNNNNNNNNNNNNNNNNNNNNNNNNNNNNNNNNNNNNNNNNNNNNNNNNNNNNNNNNNNNNNNNNNNNNNNNNNNNNNNNNNNNNNNNNNNNNNNNNNNNNNNNNNNNNNNNNNNNNNNNNNNNNNNNNNNNNNNNNNNNNNNNNNNNNNNNNNNNNNNNNNNNNNNNNNNNNNNNNNNNNNNNNNNNNNNNNNNNNNNNNNNNNNNNNNNNNNNNNNNNNNNNNNNNNNNNNNNNNNNNNNNNNNNNNNNNNNNNNNNNNNNNNNNNNNNNNNNNNNNNNNNNNNNNNNNNNNNNNNNNNNNNNNNNNNNNNNNNNNNNNNNNNNNNNNNNNNNNNNNNNNNNNNNNNNNNNNNNNNNNNNNNNNNNNNNNNNNNNNNNNNNNNNNNNNNNNNNNNNNNNNNNNNNNNNNNNNNNNNNNNNNNNNNNNNNNNNNNNNNNNNNNNNNNNNNNNNNNNNNNNNNNNNNNNNNNNNNNNNNNNNNNNNNNNNNNNNNNNNNNNNNNNNNNNNNNNNNNNNNNNNNNNNNNNNNNNNNNNNNNNNNNNNNNNNNNNNNNNNNNNNNNNNNNNNNNNNNNNNNNNNNNNNNNNNNNNNNNNNNNNNNNNNNNNNNNNNNNNNNNNNNNNNNNNNNNNNNNNNNNNNNNNNNNNNNNNNNNNNNNNNNNNNNNNNNNNNNNNNNNNNNNNNNNNNNNNNNNNNNNNNNNNNNNNNNNNNNNNNNNNNNNNNNNNNNNNNNNNNNNNNNNNNNNNNNNNNNNNNNNNNNNNNNNNNNNNNNNNNNNNNNNNNNNNNNNNNNNNNNNNNNNNNNNNNNNNNNNNNNNNNNNNNNNNNNNNNNNNNNNNNNNNNNNNNNNNNNNNNNNNNNNNNNNNNNNNNNNNNNNNNNNNNNNNNNNNNNNNNNNNNNNNNNNNNNNNNNNNNNNNNNNNNNNNNNNNNNNNNNNNNNNNNNNNNNNNNNNNNNNNNNNNNNNNNNNNNNNNNNNNNNNNNNNNNNNNNNNNNNNNNNNNNNNNNNNNNNNNNNNNNNNNNNNNNNNNNNNNNNNNNNNNNNNNNNNNNNNNNNNNNNNNNNNNNNNNNNNNNNNNNNNNNNNNNNNNNNNNNNNNNNNNNNNNNNNNNNNNNNNNNNNNNNNNNNNNNNNNNNNNNNNNNNNNNNNNNNNNNNNNNNNNNNNNNNNNNNNNNNNNNNNNNNNNNNNNNNNNNNNNNNNNNNNNNNNNNNNNNNNNNNNNNNNNNNNNNNNNNNNNNNNNNNNNNNNNNNNNNNNNNNNNNNNNNNNNNNNNNNNNNNNNNNNNNNNNNNNNNNNNNNNNNNNNNNNNNNNNNNNNNNNNNNNNNNNNNNNNNNNNNNNNNNNNNNNNNNNNNNNNNNNNNNNNNNNNNNNNNNNNNNNNNNNNNNNNNNNNNNNNNNNNNNNNNNNNNNNNNNNNNNNNNNNNNNNNNNNNNNNNNNNN contains:
- the Hdhd5 gene encoding haloacid dehalogenase-like hydrolase domain-containing 5; its protein translation is MAALAGLGVLGAGRHLWKLPVRLSAGLQGCGPRRGYIAGSDESCCRLGFQNVVTXDELRLAFPELDMVDLQRRPKTMRLRSDFPAIEGKGPVPGDLFLGRFGHGTFLLCLETIYRKITGNELKXEGLMGKPSILTYQYAEDVIRQQAERRGWAAPIRKLYAIGDNPMSDVYGANLFHQYLQMASRGEEEQQTGGQRKQRPSAVQSCASILVCTGIYSSQDPGSQVPPPGREELPFHGHRDFSFSPGLLEASHIVHDVNEAVQLVFHQEGWA